The Tepidibacter aestuarii genome contains a region encoding:
- a CDS encoding sulfurtransferase, translating into MRKALIITLSLIIVIFGLVGCSNKDNEQDANNNSQGEYSVADTQKVQEALKDDSWIVVDTRLNDAFNGWKLDGISRGGRITGAVDFSANWLKVEDDNKEELLNEALETKGITEDKNIVLYDTNGKDSKEVADYLKGKGFNNLYLYDVNKWADDESLPMEKYENYQLVVPATIVKDVIDGKKPETFENAKNIKIVEGSWGEEKTSYANGHIPTAFHINTDEIEPPTTEAPMMWMLADDETLKEVALKYGFTKDDTVIVTGEEPMASYRVATVLRYIGVNDVRVLNGGTMAWTMAGYELETTSNKATPVEDFGGVIPGNPDVIDTMEETRAGLKTPDKFTLVDNRTWDEHIGKSSGYSYHDKMGRVPGSVFGYAGKTDSYSLDYYRNIDKTMRNANEFIALWKEQGIDTNKHLSFMCGSGWRVAEIYTYADVVGLDDISIFSDGWIGWSNDPSNPIETGEPKK; encoded by the coding sequence ATGAGAAAAGCACTTATAATTACGCTATCTTTAATTATAGTTATATTTGGTCTTGTAGGATGTTCTAATAAAGATAATGAACAGGATGCAAACAACAATTCTCAAGGGGAATACAGTGTTGCTGATACTCAAAAAGTTCAAGAAGCACTTAAAGATGATTCTTGGATAGTTGTAGATACTCGTTTAAATGATGCTTTCAATGGATGGAAGCTAGATGGTATTAGCAGGGGAGGAAGAATTACAGGAGCTGTAGATTTTTCTGCTAACTGGTTAAAGGTTGAAGATGATAATAAAGAAGAGCTTTTAAATGAAGCACTTGAGACGAAGGGAATAACAGAAGATAAAAATATAGTTTTATACGATACAAATGGAAAAGACTCTAAAGAAGTGGCTGATTATTTAAAAGGAAAAGGATTTAACAACTTATACTTATATGATGTTAACAAATGGGCAGATGATGAAAGTTTGCCAATGGAGAAATACGAGAACTATCAATTAGTTGTACCAGCAACAATTGTAAAAGATGTTATTGATGGAAAGAAACCAGAGACTTTTGAAAATGCTAAGAATATAAAGATTGTTGAAGGAAGTTGGGGAGAAGAAAAAACTTCTTATGCTAATGGACATATTCCTACTGCATTCCATATAAATACAGATGAAATTGAGCCTCCAACAACTGAGGCTCCAATGATGTGGATGTTAGCTGATGATGAAACTCTTAAAGAAGTTGCTCTTAAATATGGATTTACAAAAGACGATACTGTAATAGTAACGGGAGAAGAGCCTATGGCTTCGTATAGAGTAGCTACTGTACTTAGATATATAGGTGTTAATGATGTAAGGGTTTTAAATGGTGGAACAATGGCTTGGACTATGGCAGGATATGAATTAGAAACTACAAGTAATAAAGCTACACCAGTTGAAGATTTTGGTGGAGTTATACCTGGAAATCCAGATGTTATAGATACAATGGAAGAAACTAGAGCAGGATTAAAAACACCTGATAAATTTACATTAGTTGACAACCGTACTTGGGATGAACATATAGGTAAATCAAGTGGATATTCATATCACGATAAAATGGGTCGAGTACCTGGATCAGTATTTGGATATGCAGGAAAAACAGATTCTTATTCACTAGACTATTATAGAAATATAGACAAGACTATGAGAAATGCAAATGAATTCATTGCTCTTTGGAAAGAACAAGGCATAGATACAAATAAGCACTTATCATTCATGTGTGGTAGTGGATGGAGAGTTGCTGAAATCTATACTTATGCTGATGTTGTTGGACTTGACGATATATCTATATTTAGTGATGGATGGATCGGATGGAGTAATGATCCTAGCAATCCAATCGAAACAGGAGAGCCTAAAAAGTAG
- a CDS encoding DUF2935 domain-containing protein yields the protein MLSNYDYVKQSLDINLFFLRILKEHAVFIEASLPSKNFSLTEQARMLNKNFEILLNKAVHLSYNIIPLNNDMATKYTYEAEKATSFLTGIPINTSITKTEMSLGNKYNSNNVSPRIVNYVYNLNNNAIKASKDIIKFKTYILDNVLTCNLFTANYPLLIEHIIREANFYVNILKKLQNRTATNVIEDALKQEAFWNQIMAEHSKFIRGLLDPSEDALFDISNEFGNEFDELTEEALNSIGDISTLPKVTKESKEATERLRNFKAQGTEGILDCKIKSIILPLLGDHVLREANHYLILLDEYTKES from the coding sequence ATGCTATCTAATTATGACTATGTAAAACAATCTTTAGATATAAACTTATTCTTCTTGCGCATATTAAAAGAACACGCTGTATTTATTGAAGCTTCCTTACCATCTAAAAATTTTTCTCTTACAGAGCAAGCACGTATGCTTAATAAAAATTTTGAAATCCTTCTTAATAAAGCAGTACACCTTTCTTACAATATTATACCTCTAAATAATGATATGGCAACTAAGTATACTTATGAAGCTGAAAAAGCAACTTCATTTTTAACTGGTATCCCTATTAATACAAGTATTACTAAGACTGAAATGTCTCTAGGTAATAAATATAACTCTAATAATGTAAGCCCTAGAATAGTTAATTATGTATATAATTTAAATAATAATGCTATTAAAGCATCAAAAGATATAATTAAGTTCAAAACTTATATATTAGATAATGTACTGACCTGTAACCTTTTTACTGCAAATTATCCTTTACTAATAGAACATATAATTAGAGAAGCTAATTTCTATGTAAATATACTAAAAAAATTGCAAAATAGAACTGCTACTAATGTTATAGAGGATGCACTCAAACAAGAGGCATTCTGGAATCAGATTATGGCTGAACACTCAAAATTTATTCGTGGTCTTTTAGATCCTTCAGAAGATGCATTATTTGATATATCTAATGAATTTGGAAACGAGTTTGATGAATTAACAGAGGAAGCATTGAATTCTATAGGTGATATATCTACGCTTCCAAAAGTGACAAAAGAAAGTAAAGAAGCTACTGAAAGGTTAAGAAATTTCAAAGCACAGGGTACAGAAGGAATTCTTGATTGTAAGATAAAATCAATTATACTTCCACTATTAGGAGATCACGTTCTAAGAGAGGCAAACCATTATCTAATATTATTAGATGAATATACAAAAGAAAGTTAA